One Pomacea canaliculata isolate SZHN2017 linkage group LG1, ASM307304v1, whole genome shotgun sequence genomic window, GCTCTATAAAGTACAAATGCATATAAATTCTATAAGGAAATGGAAGTCACAGCATATTTTGGACAATCTTTAAATGGTACATTTTTTACAAATCAACTGATGATTCGCACTTCAGACTTAAGCATTTTGTAACAATTTGCAAACAATAGCTAAAATTCTACAATAATGTTGGCTGGATAATCATACTGAAAATCATCATAGCAATTTGCGTTTTCTATTGTAAGCAGTAACAAAGTGTTACTCAACCCACTCTTCCAACACATGCTCAAacccttcccccctcccccttaaCTCCTCTGCCTTGTACAAAATGCCACCattcagaaaaaacatttattcccTTATTTATTAAATCAGGCATGCAAATAGCTGTGTACGAAGCTTTCGGTCATCTAAATGAAAAGGTTTGGATTACTTTTGTTGTAtgctgtcttttaaaaatatgatgagTTTGAAAAACACTTTTGTAATAAGTTCTACAATccctgcaaaacaaaacaaaactgaccaGTTTACACAAGGCAgtaaagatggaaaagattggTGTGCTAAGTACTTCATGTACATAATTGAAACTCTTATGTCCTTCTAATATGTATGTAGTAGCAATGTAACATACTTCACAGTCATATCTTGTAATATTACAAAATGATCTCACTCTCTCTTAGCCTGTTGGTCTCAGACTGCATAACTGTCACGCTTCAGAACAATTATGACAGTTAAATATCAAATTAGCAATTATAAAAGTTGTATAAGATTTTGCAACATCAACTGTTTCAGGATAACGCCTTATAAAAGTTCATCATTTTAGGGTATTATTTAGATATTGCACAAATAAATTGGGCAGTTTTCCTGGATCATCAACTGGGTGCATTTTCGTGTATGTTATAAACTGTCGTTTGTGCCGTTGCAACTCTCCTAAAGTCAAAGTCCTCGTCAACATAATCTGCTCACTTGCACCTTTGATCGGGATGAGATCTCCAACAACACCAGTTTTCTGCGCATCAATAATATGGGTTACAACATCTTGAGTGACTCGATCAAGTTCGTACAGAAAGTTCGTAGATGAAAGAGGCTGCGATTGCGTTGACTGGTTTGGCGGCAGGGCGTTTCTGTCAAATAAAGCTGAACACACCTGATGTGCCGGCAACGGCTCGTCACACTGTACAACAAAAAGTGGACTGTCCCATCTATTATTTGGGCTAGGCTGTTCAAATCTCATTACAAGCCCTTCCAAAACATCTCTGTCATATGCCTCGTCAGGAGAATCACCAGCTGCGGAAATTCTGTTGTCATTCCATTCTACAATTCTCTCTTTACTTGTATCGCAGAAAATAACACACTGTGTTGTTTGGCATGCCTTGGTAACACAGTACAATTCGTATCTGAAACCTTTAATATAGTTTAACGAGTCTAGAATCACCACATCTTCCCTGTTGAGGCATCTTTGGACAGAAGACTTCAAAGAACCtcgcatttctctctctctatgcgAACATGAGTAAACTTCATTTCTCGCCACACCTAAAGAATGGTCACTTATAAAGTGGATTTTCCTTTCAGCGTGATGATTTGACATATACTTACACAATTCATTTGCTCTTGTTGTTTTTCCACTGACAGGAAATCCACATAATATAACAAGTGGCATTTCACTGCTACCAAACTCGTCTGAGCAACGTGCAATGTGATTatagttatctcccttgctaCGGATTCCTGACGCCATCAACCCttctctttaaataaaaaaaatcgcttTAACTAAATGTATGCTTATAAatttagtaaaaataatttcaagtgTTTAAATATGGTCTGTTCTGGttttaaaattctgaaactCATTTTGAAAGTAATTGTTGTTCTTCCATCTTTTATGGTAACTCTGGAGCATGCGCAATAAGAAGAATTCCTGAAGTTGCCAACCAAACATTGACGGCACTTATCACTCTGAATCACTTTTCTGGCAACGATGGCTCACTTACAGATGAAGGAAGGAGAATATACATCAACAATTTATGGTCTTGTGAGTGCATGCCTTACGTGTTTAGCATATGAATATAAATTATAGTGAAAAAATACTatgatttcttgtttttgtttggagTAATATATAGTATACtcattctttccctctctttttttaagtacCAGCAGCCAGAGACTTGTCTACTTTTGCTAATGCTTTGATAATCTCACCAGATCAAAGACCAGCGATACAATGAAGCAATGCAGATTCTCAATCATCAGTTGCAAAGTCATCCAAGGGTATGTATTAAAACtacacattaatatttaaaataattttatcctACCTCCCCCTCTCCACGCCCCCCACCCAGAAATTgaataaatttgattttcaGTCTTCTAAAATGAACTTTTCTTTTGCATAAGATCTTTGAATTCTTAAGTTGGTGTATTTTATTGTTGgaattttaatagttttaaagcAAATCTTACTATAAAAGcattgtttgtaatttttggAGATTTAGTGGTTTTATTAACGGTTTTGCTGGCTCATAATATTAGCTGTCATGCAGTTTACCacttgcggtttctgtagcagagGTCTTTTTACAGGGCAGGGGTTgatagccccacgcccaaccctcctcgaTCCTTCATCCAGgtttgggaccggcaggttccCCGGGGGGTTTCTAGGCGAgttatgctccactggggggattaggaacaagaagaagtttaccactttcttcttttttatttctgcaaagTGCTCTGAACATTTCATTGGAAAAGCactgtaaaaatgttcattattattaataacatttttttttctctttatagtTTATAGAGCTCtgcattctctctcttgcacacacacacacacatgagccCATATAAGTGCATGACTTAATATGCTTGTATGTATACATTGGTTTACATTTCATTCCGTTGGGGAATATTTGCAGCAATATTTTCTGCTACTTCAAATTCCActcataatttcttttcagtCCCGTGCAGCTCTCTCAGTACTGGCTTACTGCTACTACCAGATGCAGGACTTTGTTAATGCATCTGATTGCTATGAGCAGCTGGCAAGTCTGCATCCTGAAGTAGAGGAGTATCGTCTGTACTACGCTCAGTCTCTTTATAAAGCCTGTCTCTTTCAGGAGGCAATGAAAGTGACATGTCAGATTGACCAGCCACATTACCAGGGGCAGGTCAGTAGAATCATTAACCCACTTTTTAGAATTAGATATTATTGTAATAGTTTTACCAGAACCAAATttcaatctaaaaaaaattaaaattcgcTAGTGTGTACTAGCTGATTGAAGAAGTATTTcccataattatatttaaaagtaGTGACTGCAATCATAAAGACTTTAACTGTTGcaccttttttccttcttttaaagtttagtcTAGATTTTcataaattgttattttatccTGACTGGCATTGTAGTTTTCCTTATAGTGAGGGGAATATTCAACTTGTGCCACAGTAAGCTACAGtaaagtgttgtgtgtagtaCATTCCTTGAAGTGGTACATtgttaaaacagaattttttatgtttctgtgttGTCCACTAACTTACATTTAACCAAAAAAGAATATTAGTTTTGTCTTGTATAAATAAGGTTCTTGTTTGTATATAATAAATCaatgtgataaaataatttagaaCTTAATCCTGGTTTTTCAAGCCGTATGATTCCACCTTGTCATTATATGGCGCAGGACCTTTGAGTTATGTTCTTGCCAGCTGGAATTATTCTCTGGATAATATCAAGCTGTCTGATATCGTAAATgctcttgtgtttttgttacagATTACAAAGCTACAAGCTGCTATTAAGTATGGTGAAGAAGACTTGCCAGCAGCAAAGGTATGGtattctttttgcatttttaaaaaaaatatatataaatgatattattttattatcattttcagAAGTCATCACTTTTTTCATCATGCTTGCACATCAGCATATGTTCTGGTTACAAATATTGAAATCTTTGACTAAATTCCTTTAATTTATCTCATTGAGGACAGATTATTGACATACAAGATTTTGCCTACATGTGCGTGAAatttaagcatttttaaagaaaacagatgtactaaaaatgataaaaaaagcaaatctaaattataatttaaagtCAAAATATGTAGAAGTCATATGTCCCTAAAAATTCTAACTCAGCACGTTCTTGCAAATCCATGTGAAATTAGACTTCCCGTAgactttcaaaaacattttcctaaTCGCCATTGTCATCTTCACCAGCCATGTGCTCAGCATTCATTGTTTTTTGTGCCTTATTGATAAaggaatgacattttttaagaGAAGTTGATGTAAAATGACTAGATATGGTGCACAGATGTGTATTACCAGGTTGATGAAGAGTGATCCCATTAGGAGCGAaggaaagtaaaatatacagttgcagtattgtttttttccttttatagaGCCTTGTGGAGCAGTGTCCTTCAGATGACCCAGACACAGAAATCAACTTTGGCTGCCTGCTTTTTAAGGTTAAGAAAAGACTTTATATTGCTAAAGCTAGACTAttcaaaatttccttttttttcctgtggaatttttaaaattgttcttaaaACATTACAATGATTCTTCATTATCGTTTATTTTGCTTATgcaatgaaacatttatttttaggagGCAAGGTATGATGAGGCTTGTCAGAAGTTTACTCAGGCCATGCAGGTTGTGGGCTACAAACCAGATTTGTCATACAACATAGCACTGTGCCACTACACCATGAAGCAGTATGCTCCAGCACTCAAACATATTGCTGATATCATTGAACGAGGCATCAGGGAGCACCCAGGTGTAGTGGCTTTATGTgtagactaaaatatttttgatctCCAGAACACTTTTTGAACATGTTATGAATTTTATGCAGGTAGGATGTCAACAGATTATTAACAGCTGGCAGTTTTATATGCTGTATGGGCTATTGGATGAGATCTATATCCCTTTGCCTTCTAGGTTAAGGGTGACAGCTGTCTGTGTTTGGAGTGAGGTTCTCTTGTAATTTTCTTGTCTGCATTAGATCTATGCATCATGTTCTCTGAAGCGTGCTGGATTGTTTGTGCCTCTTGGTGTTTAGTATGTTTTTTGTGGGGTTGAGAGTGGGGTTTATGACCATATGCAGTTCAACAGTTTCCATTGTACAACCTTGAGCTCTCAACTGTATTATTCAATTTTTTCCATGCATAGTCAGAAAAGCATGCTTGTGAAATACTTGTCCAAGGGATGCAATATTTGTAAACTCATTTACTATGGGGGCTTTGTCTCAATTTTTTGGgagacaagaaaagaataaaatctactgtgttttattctttttctttacaccgtaatgagaataataatttgcacataatatgaatttttttatcttttgtgctTATGATTTATTATCAACATTTAATGGCAGATTCTTGCAAACTGCTTTCAttgatttaataaattttctaacTGTGCTATATTATGATTTCTTCATGAAAACTTTGGTTTCTCACAGAGCTTAGTGTTGGAATGACAACAGAGGGGATTGATGTTCGAAGTGTTGGGAACTCATTGACACTGCATGAGACAGCTCTTGTTGAGGCTTTCAATCTTAAAGCAGCAATTGAATACCAGCTGAAAAATTGTGAGTTTTTTGTTCAGTACAAAGGATATTTAGTCTGTCCACTTCTGCAATGTCAGTTTATAAATTTGGGATCACTATTCCAGTAAGAAAGCTTTAATGTAATcagtacaaataaaactttgtgaaTGCAATTTATCAATATAACTTTATATGTATAAAGTCCTTAAAGCTTTCACCTTCTTCTGTTCATAATTCTTCTTTAATCTGCCTTGCATCTTTCCCTTCCTCTATTAAACCTATCACTCaccataaatttattttatcaatattagtttatgaaatggaaaaacaagctagaataaaaacagaaaaataattaattgctTGCATCTTAAATATAACAGTAAGTCTAAAAGTTGTGGCCAAAAATACATACTTAGTTTTAAGCCAAGGAGGGTAATGCTGCCATTTTCAAAGCCAGATCTTGTTTTGCAGATGAGGCAGCATGTGAGGCTTTGACAGACATGCCTCCACGATCTGAGGAGGAACTGGATGCTGTAACACTCCATAACCAAGCATTAATGAACATGGAGGCTGAACCAACACGGGGTTTCCAGAAGTTGCAGTTTTTGTTGCAGCAAAATCCTTTTCCACCAGAAACTTTTGGGAACCTTTTACTGCTTTATATCAAATATGAGGTAGGGCAAAGTTCATTTCTTGATCATGCATCTTCTGTTAGTTGCCTAATGCTTAGCCGAGAGTATGAATAGTAAAGGTACATTCATCCATATAttcatgtttgcttttatgaCATTTGCTATTTCCTATTCCACAATGATGCACAGTGTATGGTTTTTGTTTACCATCCCACATTTTCTGGAAGATTTCGCAAAGCATCTTCAGAATTTCTTCTACCTCCAGCTTAAAAGTTTTCAGCGCAAAGCCCATCATGTCCTGCCTTTGCcattttttgttattggttggctttctttacttctttcttaGTGATGGACATAGATTTCTTTGTGGACACCAGTTTCCAAAGTTCCAAAAACTTATTTTGGAATTCAGTATGTGACAGATAATAAAAGGACTCATGGGAAAGACTCATTCTATTTCTTGGTATGCTGAACAGATTAAAACAGCACTTGAGAAAATCAGATTTGTCAAACATTCCAGAGGCACAGAGATATTTCCCTGCAAgaactgtttctgttttatgttaTGGGTTTGagaatattatatattttttacatgttgATGTGTCTTGCAGAGTTTAGAGTAATAATGTTTCAGTACATTTTAGGATAAGTTCATGAAGAAGTGcttaattattctttttcagTACTATGACCTGGCAGCTGATGTCCTAGCAGAAAATGCACACCTGACATACAAACTTTTAATACCCGTgagtatcatttttttttcatttgtttaagcattttgtctgttttgtagttttaaaattaaatgtagaagTATTTCCCTTATATGAccatacaattttaattttgtcatttaaaagttGAGAATTGGAAAGTACATAAAAAGAGATAATGTTGACAGTAAATGTTGAAACATGTAAGCTTTTCTTTTAAGCTAACAGCCTTCTAATCATTTCTTGTGCAGTATTTGTATGATTTTCTGGAGGCAGTCATTACAAGACAGACCTCGCCAGAAGAGGCCTATCGCAGACTTGATGAGATGGCAACAAAGCAGACAGAGACTCTTCGAAAACTCACTAAGCAGGTTGTAGTAGGAAGATCACTTACATTttagataataataacaacagttatttttataGTGCCATATCCCAGCTCAATGAGCATGCATGGCACTTTACAAATGTtactaattataacaacaacaacaataataataattatgatagggagaaattgaagaaaccaaccaagatgacaggaaagaaaCGGGGATAATGCGTGGAAacatgaatgatgatgatgatgaaaaaagtaTAGTGCTATCTGATTAAAAACTGAATGATTACAGCACTCCATTATTCAAAAAgtctatgaaattaaaataaatgtataaattatagaaaaaaaataatcttggGGACAAATAAATGGAGGACCCGATTTCTTTGAACAGCCTGGAAGCACATTTCACGTCTAAGATTTAGAGTTTAGATCTGCGGCTGTTTGTCATAGGAGAAGTCATTAGAAAGAACAGATCAAGAATGCTGAGGATAAACCTCTGCAGGTCACACAAGCTGTAGACAGTTTTCCTGCCTTGAGTCATCAAGAAGTTAAGCCACATTGCATATTTCATCTCGCTGTCAGTGtgcacaaacaagaaactggaCAGACGAAAATGGCATCGTGAAAGAAAAGACTGTTAGTCTATGGATCAGCTGAAGCTGtggaagtaaaacaaaatgtcaaaaaattaacaaaatccAAAGAAATCTGGAGGACTAGTCCCCTCAAGCCTGTAAGGTGAAGGGGCATCACTCTCcatcaaaaaaagataaagatttaaaagatgGCAGATGTGTTTGATATCTGAAAAAGTCATGTCAATCGCACACAAGTCTTCTTAAAGGAAAAGATAAGTCAATTTTAGGTGAGACTGATAAATGTgaagaacaattttctttcattaggTTCAAGAGGCAAGACAGAACCATGATGATGAGGCAGTGAAGCGGACAGTAAATGAATATGATGAAGCACTGGAGCGTTACATTCCAGTCTTGATGCAGCAGGCTAAGATCTACTGGGACATGGAAAACTATCAACAAGTATTGAAACATTTGCTGTGATCTTCATGCTTGTTTccctttaaatttgtttttcaataatTCAGTTTCTACTTTTCTGAGATAGTCTGAGAGCATCTAATAAACGAAAGTTTGTTATGGATAAGTTTTAGTTAAGAAGCTGCTTGAAGTTTTTAATGCCAACTATATTATTCTCTTGGTTTCAGGTTGAAAAGATTTTCCGAAAATCTGTCGAGTTTTGTAATGAGCATGATATCTGGAAGCTAAATGTAGCACATGTGCTTttcatgcaagaaaataaatacaaagaagcAGCAGGCTTCTATGATCCCATCGTCAAGAAAAATTATGACTCTGTGAGTGTGTTCCTTGTGCTTACACTTTAAAAGTTATTTGAGCTTCTGCATTATAAAGCAATGAAGATTTAACATTATGTGGTTTAATGGTTGTACTTTTTAAATATCTACTAtaggattttaaaatatgtgaaaatatAATCTTATTTGTAAAGTCCTGTTGGATAAAAGCCACTCAGAGAGCTGATTATATGCTTCTAGTGAATGGGTGCCATAATTAAagctatttaaaaacaaatgttactgCTTATTTGAAGCCTTTGATGCTATAAAGTTAATAGACAACTTTTGATCTAGTTGTTGAATAGGCAGTTGCTTAAACTGTCCTTTTTTGGCGTCTTTTCTCAGTAAACATATGATGTACACTTTGGATAATATCTGCTGATGGGGCAGTGTACTGAGGTATCAATAGTTCAAATAATTATTGGCAAATTTCTGTGGCAGCTTCTGAGTGTAAGTGCCATTGTGCTGGCAAACCTGTGTGTATCATGCATTATGACCAGCCAGAATGAAGAGGTGAGTACTCATcaagacaaaaacagaacatCATGGCAAGAGACTGTTCCTTGCaaatcttctgttttcttttatgatgaacaaattataaaaatgcaGTTGATAACTGCACAGATTGAAACAccctttttaaatatttcctcATTAATCTAGAGAAAATGTTAGCTACATGGACTTTCACTGCAGTCTTGATAAAATTCTTACAGTTGAAGCTTGATTTTCTACTTTATAGCACACTATTTGTGGatgattattttattcacaTGGGGGAAAAAGTGTTGGATGACCTGGCTACAGCATAGTCTAGAAGTAAAGACTTTTAAACATTAATGCTGGCACCTCTCTTACAATTGCCATAGAAGTTGGGCAAGTGTTAGTTGTTGTTATAACTGTCTTAATGTTTGAATCTGTTCAGGCAGAAGAGTTGATGcggaaaatagaaaaagaagaagaacagctGGCTTATGAAGAtcctgagaaaaaaatataccatCTCTGCATTGTGAATCTTGTAATAGGGTATGCTTGCTGTATAATTATAAACAGCGTGAGCTTCTTAGAAGATAAAAATCTTGAATTCTAGTGAGCCAGCtgcaaatatttatagtttataaCATCCACTTCTTTTATGTTAGGTGCTGCAAAAACCATTGCATATGAGAGACCCACCTCTTGTAAAGAATCCCTGACACATAGATGAGACAGCACTCTTTCAAACAATACACAATTGtcattctttcaaaaaataaaaattagtatgATTTCCTTTGGAGCAAACCAGGCATTGGAGTACCTCTTTGTGGCTCAGATAATTACCTGAGATAACAAATTGTTTAGGCTCTCCAGACAAGCTTCAGTATTATCAAAACTTTTAACACCATTATAATATACTTTCTGTGAAATCCTTGATAACTTTACAGCTTCCCTGCAGTAAATCATTATATTGTGGGCACGTTTTAAGAgcataaaagtaagaaatatttgaCTATCTCTGCAGAACATTATACTGTGCCAAAGGCAACTATGAGTTTGGTATCTCACGTGTCATCAAGAGCCTTGAACCATACAACAAGAAGCTAGGGACAGACACATGGTTCTATGCAAAACGCTGCTTCCTGTCTCTTATTGAGAACATGGCCAAGCACATGATTATGATTCGAGATTCTGTCATCACAGAGTGCATCCAGTTTCTTGAGTGCTGTGAATGTGAGTCTTTTTCTTAAATCCTTTTGACTTATGTACGTGTGAGGTAAGTGCCTTTTTCATAAAAACCATAaccatggttttttttctcattttcttggtgctttatgttaaaaaaactatttaggAATAACACAAAGGAACTGCAAATCAAAGATGAGGGCTTAGCGGTTACAAAAGTGCAGCCAGGtaacattaaaatttcaaagattgcaattgagaaatatatttttttaaatcttagaCTGTGTATTAGTTATTTCAgtagtttaaagaaaaactgagtattcaaaataataaatatgttgttAACCAGTGTCATAAccaaagcattaaaaaatatttatgtctaACCCTTTTTTAGgatgtaaaatataaagatgtttGTGTGGATAAAGCTACATGTTAATACATAAGTGATAGTATATGAAACCTACAGCAAGAAATAGTGAAGGGGTACTTTAAGCTCAGTTTGTTACGTGGGATACTTCatggaaatgaaaaatgtttgtaagacATGttcctaaaaatatttgttctttctgCAGATTGGAGTTGTTATGTTTTGAAGCTTCTGGAGCAATTTTTTAAACTCACCTTCTATATATGTTTGCAGTGTATGGCCGTGACGTTAAAGCCACGATTGAACAACCTCTTGAAGAGGAACCCATGCATCCAGGACGTAATACAGTGGCTTATGAGGCACGCCTGTTGAAAAGCCTTCTTCTTCAGCTTAACTGAGAAGTTTCTTTCCATGAGGGAAATAAGAGGCATGTCTTTCTTCCTGAATCCCTTGCAGTTTACccaattttggaaaaaaacacatttactgtGTGGGCAAGTCAGAAACCCTGAACTGAGTTAACAACCTTTGCAATGCCTTTCCTCAACCCAGAAATATGTTCTTGTAGAAAActgcaggaagaaaaaaaaatctggtgaaAAAGAACATTGTCTGTGATAACagttttacataatttattaattactttcaatgtatattaaaattttgttgaaattaTTGGAGTCTACTttgttaatgatgatgtttgtatgtaaaaaaaaaaaagtggacacTCATTTGCAGATCAagcttaaaattaatttcattaaaaagtgTACAATCAGATTAATTGAGAAAGTTTTATTGAGTATTCCACTGTTCAAAGTAAgaattattattcatatttcCGACACAAAATTACCATCACTAACAAACTTGAAACATAACTTTGGTCAAGAAA contains:
- the LOC112557353 gene encoding tetratricopeptide repeat protein 30A-like; the encoded protein is MAHLQMKEGEYTSTIYGLIKDQRYNEAMQILNHQLQSHPRSRAALSVLAYCYYQMQDFVNASDCYEQLASLHPEVEEYRLYYAQSLYKACLFQEAMKVTCQIDQPHYQGQITKLQAAIKYGEEDLPAAKSLVEQCPSDDPDTEINFGCLLFKEARYDEACQKFTQAMQVVGYKPDLSYNIALCHYTMKQYAPALKHIADIIERGIREHPELSVGMTTEGIDVRSVGNSLTLHETALVEAFNLKAAIEYQLKNYEAACEALTDMPPRSEEELDAVTLHNQALMNMEAEPTRGFQKLQFLLQQNPFPPETFGNLLLLYIKYEYYDLAADVLAENAHLTYKLLIPYLYDFLEAVITRQTSPEEAYRRLDEMATKQTETLRKLTKQVQEARQNHDDEAVKRTVNEYDEALERYIPVLMQQAKIYWDMENYQQVEKIFRKSVEFCNEHDIWKLNVAHVLFMQENKYKEAAGFYDPIVKKNYDSLLSVSAIVLANLCVSCIMTSQNEEAEELMRKIEKEEEQLAYEDPEKKIYHLCIVNLVIGTLYCAKGNYEFGISRVIKSLEPYNKKLGTDTWFYAKRCFLSLIENMAKHMIMIRDSVITECIQFLECCELYGRDVKATIEQPLEEEPMHPGRNTVAYEARLLKSLLLQLN
- the LOC112557358 gene encoding protein KTI12 homolog; amino-acid sequence: MASGIRSKGDNYNHIARCSDEFGSSEMPLVILCGFPVSGKTTRANELCKYMSNHHAERKIHFISDHSLGVARNEVYSCSHREREMRGSLKSSVQRCLNREDVVILDSLNYIKGFRYELYCVTKACQTTQCVIFCDTSKERIVEWNDNRISAAGDSPDEAYDRDVLEGLVMRFEQPSPNNRWDSPLFVVQCDEPLPAHQVCSALFDRNALPPNQSTQSQPLSSTNFLYELDRVTQDVVTHIIDAQKTGVVGDLIPIKGASEQIMLTRTLTLGELQRHKRQFITYTKMHPVDDPGKLPNLFVQYLNNTLK